One Candidatus Woesebacteria bacterium genomic window, TAAAAGGCGTGTCAGAATAAAAATAGAATTGAGACAAAGAAAAATCAGCCAGTTTCCTTTCAAAAGAAAAAGCGTATTTAGCATAAGAAAAAGAACCATTCTTTAAAAGTCTTTGGCCAAAATAAACAGACGCCATACTCAAAAAAAGTGATATTGTAGGAACCAAAAGCAAAGTTAAGATTGCTGAAAGAGAAAAAATTATATATTTTTGCATGAAGGAAAGATTAAACTCTTTCTTTTTAAAAAGTGGCGCCTTATCTGGCAATTTTAATTTAGATAAAGCCCTGTTCTCTATTTTCTCGGAAAGAATCTCTTTTATTTTCTCACCCAATCTTGTTTTTCTTTGACTAAAAAATGTTCTTATTTTTCCAAAATTCAGGATAGGAAAATGAAAATCTAAAAATTTTCTCGGCCTAAAATTTTTAAATATCTTCAAACTAACCACGTCTTTCTTTTTATCTAAAACTTGATTCTTTAAATAGACAGAAGAATCTCCACTAAGATAAAGTTCCTCAAGATAAAAAATATCTTTATTATTCTTAAACCAATTAATTGTTTGTTTCAAAAATTTAAAATCGACAGTCTCATCAATCAATATTTCCTTATCAAAAACGCCGTTGACTTTTTTTAACCCCTTTGAAGAAAAAGAGTATTCAAAATTTTGAAATTCATTTTGCACTTCACCTATCCACTCTTTCAAGGCCATAGGCCGACCTGAAACAACAATTCGAAAATAATTTAAATCATTAGAAGACAAAAGAGAAACAATCTTACGAGAAACACTACCCGCCCTTGATGGCCTGACTTCGCAAGAAGGCGCAATGGGTATCTCTAAAGTTTTACTTTCAACCAAACTTTTTAGAATCATTAGCAGTTCATCCCTTTTGTTTAAAATTATTCTCGGTCCAATAAGATTACCCAAGTAAATTACTAAATTTTCAAAAGAAGAACCTTGTTTGATATTTTGCTCATAGACGCGAGTCAGACTCTTCCCTAGACTATCAAAAACAAAATAAGGCAAAAGAAAAAATCTTTTTTCTTTTACTTTAATAGAAGAAAGTAGACTTTTAATTCTTAAATCTTCTTTTAAAATAACGTCTTTTTCTTTTTCTTGATAAAGGTTGTCAAAAAAGGCAGAAACAAAAATTGAATAATCAAAAACTTCATCCCTTTTCTCAAGATAATCAAAAGATAAAAAACGACTGTTTTTTAAATATGGAGCATTGTTAAACCACAATTCCCTTTTAACGCAAAACACTGTTACACGAAAGAAATTAGCCAGCAATTTCTCGACTAAAGAAATAGATAAACCATTGTATTCTGAAACGAGCGCCACCCTTTTTTTATCTATCTTTCCAGCCTCAAAATCTTTTTCCATAAAAATAAAAAAATAAAAATCAATTTATAAATATCATTTAATTCATTAAAGCATTTTTATCAAACTCTAGAAAAATTTTTTTGGTTGCTGCTAAGAAAATTAATTTTCAGGTGATAGAGTAGTCGGACGTGAAACTCTGTCAAGTTTTTCATTGACAAGTTTGTCCGCCAAAAAATTTTTTTCTCTAAAAATATGAGTGTAGGAAATAGGAAAATAAAAATTTTTCTCAAGATTTTTAATACGATCAAAAAATTCTTTCAACTTTAAATTTTTAACTTTATAAATTCTATTCAATTGTCTTACAACTAGTTCCGAGTCCATTTCAAAAAAGATATTGCTTTTGGTAAAGTTGTTCTCTATCAACCATTCAAGAGCTTTTAAAACAGCTGTATATTCTGCTACATTATTAGTAGTATTGCCCAAAAAAAATGCTTCCTTAAAAACAACCTCTCCGTTTCTTTTAACAACAAACGCACAAGCTGCAGGACCTGGGTTTCCTCTTGCCCCTCCATCTGTATTAATGATGATTTTTTCCTTTTCCATTTTTCTCTTGAAAGATTCCGCTAACTAAAAAAACTAGTGCTAACCTATTTTGAGTCAAAGTCAGCCAGTAATGATCTGCCACTCCACTAATAATAACAAAGGTTAAAGCCAAAAAAAACCAAGGTTTAAGAATTAAGCTTGCAACATGCGCTATCTTAAGCAGGGTTAAATAAAAAAAGAGAAAACCAAAAAACCCAAGTTCTGACAAAACTAACAGATAGATATTATGGACTGGCTGCAATCGATAATTAATTGCTTTAATGTCAAAAGTATAGCTTGTCTTAAGAATAAAGTTGTTTAACCCTACGCCAAAGGCTGGATGTTTTATAAACACATCTTTTGTAGAGGTAATCAAAGAAAACCTTTCTCTGATGTTTTTGTCTAAAAAAGGAATCTCTTTCCAATAATCAGAAATAAAAAGACTAAAAAGAGAAATTAAAAAAACTAGAGTAACAAGCCAAAAACAAAACTCTCTTAACTTTTTTCTTTTACTTAACCAGAAAACAAACAGACAAAATAAGAGAGCAAAAAAGGAACCTCGAGAAAAAGACAATAAAAAGACAAAAAAACTAAAAGACAAAACACTCCTCTTTAAAAAAACCTCAAAAGAACTGTTAGGAATAAAACTTAAAAATAAAATTAGAAAAAGGCCAAAGAAACCCGCCAAAGAATTGGGGTGAGAAAATGTGGAATAAGGCCTTAAAAAATCTCTCCCCATTAAAGAAACAAGTGCTATTCCTGGTGTATTCTTGTTAAAACTCCTCTCGCCCAACCAGTAAAACAAAGATCCAAAAGTTGACCCTTTAATAAATTGAAAAAGAGCCAAAAAACCAAAAAGGATTAAAGAAAAAGAAGCTGGCTTAAAAAACCAATCAGAAAATCTTCTTTTTTGATAAAAAGTTAAATAATAAAAAAGCCAAAGCAAAAGAAAAATTTTAGACCACAAAAAAAGAGTATTAATTTTATAATCTGAAAAAAAGAGGTTTACCAAAAACAAAGATATTAAACCAAAAAACCAAAAATTAGAAATTAAAAGAAATATCTTTTTCAATTCTTTCTTATCAAAAAGCAAGATTTTAAAAAACCAAGACAAAAAAAGAGCAAGGATTAAAACTTCACTTAAAGAAATAGACAAAGAAAGATAATCCACCCGAATTCCAAAAACCAAAGACCATGAAGGCCAAAAATGTTTAATTAACTGGCTTGGAGACAAAAAAACTAAAAACCAAAGGATAATCCTCTCTAACTGATTTAAAAAATCCTCACTTCTTTTCTTCAAAAGATTTTCCTTTATAAGAAGCATCAGGAGTGATTACCAAACAACGTTCTTTACCTTCACCTACAGACTCGCTTTTTACACCTTGAATATTACCAATAGTCAGATGAATAATTTTCCTCTGATCAGCTGAAAGATTATAAAGGTACTGAGGAGCACCCGTTTCTTTTGCCTTCTTGGCTGTTTTCTCTGCTAGGTCCTTTAAATATTCCTCTTGTCTTTCAA contains:
- a CDS encoding Lipid A core-O-antigen ligase-like protein enyme, which encodes MKKRSEDFLNQLERIILWFLVFLSPSQLIKHFWPSWSLVFGIRVDYLSLSISLSEVLILALFLSWFFKILLFDKKELKKIFLLISNFWFFGLISLFLVNLFFSDYKINTLFLWSKIFLLLWLFYYLTFYQKRRFSDWFFKPASFSLILFGFLALFQFIKGSTFGSLFYWLGERSFNKNTPGIALVSLMGRDFLRPYSTFSHPNSLAGFFGLFLILFLSFIPNSSFEVFLKRSVLSFSFFVFLLSFSRGSFFALLFCLFVFWLSKRKKLREFCFWLVTLVFLISLFSLFISDYWKEIPFLDKNIRERFSLITSTKDVFIKHPAFGVGLNNFILKTSYTFDIKAINYRLQPVHNIYLLVLSELGFFGFLFFYLTLLKIAHVASLILKPWFFLALTFVIISGVADHYWLTLTQNRLALVFLVSGIFQEKNGKGKNHH
- a CDS encoding Ribonuclease H codes for the protein MEKEKIIINTDGGARGNPGPAACAFVVKRNGEVVFKEAFFLGNTTNNVAEYTAVLKALEWLIENNFTKSNIFFEMDSELVVRQLNRIYKVKNLKLKEFFDRIKNLEKNFYFPISYTHIFREKNFLADKLVNEKLDRVSRPTTLSPEN